The Fusarium fujikuroi IMI 58289 draft genome, chromosome FFUJ_chr05 DNA segment CTTTCTACCAACACTGATAACACATTCAATACGTACAACTCTTTCAACACATACAATACTGGCAATACGCTCAATACTTCCAGCACGGATCCGCCCTCCAACCCGAGCAACCCTCAGAATACGAGTGTAGTCGATGCCATCGCACAGACCATGGTTGGCGAGTGGATGTTCAAATATGTCCGCAGAAGAAAGTCTTTCGGCGTTGCGGAGAGTAACAGAAAGGATGATACCGGCAACGATCGCCACAAGCGATGGGTTTGGCTTGCACCTTACGAGAGGGCTATCCTCTGGAGTAGCAAGCAGCCATCCTCTGGTAGCGCCTTGATGGGTAAGGCTGGCCGAAAACGTAAGTTGCTCACATCAATTCTGTGATTGATATTGACTAACAAACACAGTCACTATACAATCTGTTCTGGATGTTAAGGACGATAATGCTCCACCAAAGGGAGTCGCAACAGTGTTCAACCGATCAATTCTTATTTTGACACCACAGAGAGCCCTCAAGTTCACGGCAGATTCTGCTGACCGGCACTATATCTGGTTGACAGCCTTGTCGTTCCTTGCACATTCATCGCAGGCAGTCCCTGAAAATATCTCTGCACCACCTCCAATACAGCAAACGCCACTGCCTGACTTTGAGGCTCCTCGCCCTAAACTGAAACGGGGTGGAATCAGAGACTCTATCCGTCTTGCCAAAGGCCGGACGGTTGGTCCTCGTGCTGGACCACCTAGTGTTCCAAGTATCCCAAGTATCCCCAGCGCACCCTCCTCACAACTCGGAGACGTCACTACTTTTCCTGTCACGGAATCTGTAGGAGGATTCTCAAGTGCACACTCTCGAGAAGACTCGAGAGATGCTGCGGAGCCCCCATTTATACCACGTTTCCATGATAGGAACCAGGGAAACCAAGTAAGCGTTCACGGGCGTAAGAGAAGCAATACAGGCGGCCATGTACCGCCGCCGCTCTCTTTCCGGGGATTTTCTGGACCCATTGGGGGTGTTGGTCACCACCAGTCCACCAATAGTACTGCTGGTAATAGCACTGGAACTGCAGGTTCTTCGGATATTTATCAGTCCCAGGCTTCGAGCAACGGAACTTGGGCAATGAGCCAAGCAGGCTCGCAGCGAACttctgaagcttcttcaCGACCAAGCAACTTCTTCGATGCTATTGGTACTGTGCGAATGGAGGCCTTCATCAGTCCACTGGCATTTTCTCAGTTCAACGACTATCCGGATGAACAGGATGAATTCCGTCACTCGCTTCGCAGACGGAGTAAAGAACAACGAAGGCGACAAAGTCGAAGCAGACATCGAGATAGTTATAATTCTCGCAGCACCCGTGCAACACACGATGACTATTACCATGGAAGCAGAACTGCCGGAGAGGAGGACTATTTCCGTGATGATCCCTTCAAGGGATTCTAGCATCCATTTGATTCAGCACAGTAGCCACGACGGCAATTATTACTTTCATTATCTCTCGCTTTCTTGGTCATGTTCATTGGTTATGGCAGAGCTTTACGCAGCATTATACCCTTTTCTGTATAAATATTTGGGATCGGTTAAGGACTGGGCCCCCGCGGGCTAGTTGACAATCATTTATGTGTGGAGTTTTGGTACTATCTTTTTGATAAATACTTTGTGTACACTGAAAACCTGGGAAGATTTAGGGGCTGTGGGATCCGGAGGTTGATGTAAGTGAACTAGATGGTATGTCTCAGCAGATATAGCTTGTTGGTTAAAAAAGGACATGCACATCATCAGTCCAATCCGGTTCAAAGAAGCCAGGTTGGTCTTGAAAAGTAGATAGATAAAGGTAAAACTGGCATCGCCCATCTTGACATTGAAGCCACCAACTGATGTGAAGCTTTCGTTTCGGATCTTCTGCTGCCAAGTTGATGGATTTAAACAGGATTGCAGTCTTCGTCATAATAATTGTCTTGCAGTTGGAGACAGGGTTGATAGACAAAACCATGGATAACTGAAGCATTGCCCCACCAGCGAAATTTCCCACTTACTTACCCCGCGACTCATTGGTGTATGTagttcttcaagcttcatTATTTTCTCTTTGCTTACCTATTACGTGGACACATAGAAGTCAAACAAGGACAGACTCGCCTTTTCTCCCCGTTGACTGCAGGTCATATCAAGAGTTGATACCTACATACTACCTGAAACTTGCTTCTGACTCAACCCCGAGCCAGGCTGAAGCCACAATCATGGCCAGTCCAGTGGTAATGGAAACTCTCGAGGAGATCCAGACACGGCATCGTCGTGAGCTCAAGGACCTGCAGGGCCGCATAacgggaaagaagaagaatgccaCAAAGAAGACGCGCAAAGGCGTAAACGACGAATGTGCAGAGATGGAGCGCCAGCTGCGTGAAAAGCAAGCCACCGAGATCGCCGCTTTGAACAACAGCGATGACAACAGCGACGAGGGCGAAAGTACCCACACTGAAGCTCAAAACCAGCTCCAGGAAGACATTCTAGTGAAAGAGACCGAGAAGCTCTCCGTCTCAGAACcggaacagcagcagcagcagcagccgccGCCGGGAAAGAAGCGCAATCGTCAGAAAGAGCGGCTTGCTCGACGTGCTGCtgagctcgaggctgagGCGCAGCGTGCAGAAAAGGAAGCATCCAGTATGACCAATCACCGAGCCAAGGAGAGCGAATATATGAAGTCGACGTTTGAGAAGCATGGGCTCGTGGAGAAAGATATCGCGCCCGATGGACATTGTCTATTTTCAGCGGTGGCGGACCAACTCGGCCAGAATGATATTCCTCTTGGAGACAGTGGCACCAAAGACCCAGCATACAAGACGGTGCGACGAGTGGCTTCAGAGTATATGTTGGAGCATGGAGACGACTTTGCGCCGTTCCTCGAGGAAGACCTCCAAGACTACGCTCGCAAGATGCGAGATACTGCTGAATGGGGCGGCCAGCTTGAGCTCATGGCACTGGCACGACAGTATAAAGCGGAGATTCGAGTGGTACAAGATGGGCGCCTTGAGCGTATtggggaggaagagggagccGAGTCAGGCAAAACATTATGGCTGGCATACTACAGGCACGGCTACGGCTTGGGAGAGCACTACAACTCTCTCCGAAAGGCACCATCATGAGAAGGATAAAGAGATCACTTTTGTTCTTGTGCGTACATCGGCGAAAGATCATATGGTGGTTGTATGGTATCGAGACgtaaaaaaaaagggagATTCGGTGGCCAAACCATTCGGCATGGTTATCGACTCCAGACTGAGAGGAAGTCAAGCACGGCGCCATCTGGGCTGGTGCCGGCCTTGTGCGTCCGAGTTGGTTTGAGCAGACTCAGTCGATGTAGAGCGTCGGCCCAGGGTTTTGAACAAGGGTCTTCATGGACGGTACCGTCGTCGTTGTATGCGATTTCTTCGCCAGGAGCTGCTAGGAGGGCTTCATAGAGCTCTGGGGAGACCCCCCATGGGGGACCATTGGCGGACATGGGTTTTGTCGAAGGGAATTCGAGACAAACGAGGCGACCATCATGAGAAAGCAGCTCGGTCATGCGCTTGGCCCATTTTGGTCTTGCTTCGCGAGGCAGGGCGCATAGAAACTGTACAGTTAGTTGGCTTGCTGAAAAGTAGAGGCGCCCAGGATATGTATCAACCCTGGGCTTCGAGAAGCGGAGTTACCGTATAATCGTAGATCAGGTCAAACTGGCCATCAGCGCCAGCACCTTTGGCCCAATCTTGTCCAAAGAAGTCACCAGTAACCCAGTGAATATTGCCTTTATCCAACCCATCGACAGGTTTGTATAGACCTTCTGACTCGGCTTGCTTTTGGTTCTTGATAGCCTCCTCCTTTGCAGCAGCACTGAAGTCGAGGCCCCAGACATCATAGCCCCACGAGCTCAAAAGCAGAACATCATGACCACGCCCGCAACCGGGGACtagagccttcttcttttcaatAGCGCCTGCTGAATCTCGGAGGGGATGGCCACGATGATCATGATGCTGGGAGGGTGGTACGAGATCAGGTCTTTGAGCGAGGAGGTCGTGAAGAGCAATGGAGGCGGTCCCGCGGTCCCATGGTGTTAAAGCCTCTCTCCAGCAACTATCCCACTTCTCACCCTGCTCTGCGAAGGGAACAGTCGAGATGCGGTCTTCCAAAGGGTTTTCGGTAGCCATTGGCGCTTTTGGGGGGGAGGGGGAATACGAAAGCGAGACTATGTGGCGGTGATGAAAGGTGAAGAATAAATTTGCTCGATCTGGGGATACAACTCGAGCCCTCAGATAGCGCGCGTTATGAGGTGAGGGGGAGGGTCCTGTCGGCTCGGGATGGATCGATATAAGTTCGGGATGGAATAGGATGGTGGGGTTAGACAATGACGAAAGAGGGACGTTTGTGGAGAGCCATGAAAGCTGTGGAGGTTAGCAATCGGCGGTATCAGTGATTAAGGTACAGAAGCGTGTCTTTGCTTGAGGAGAATAATGTAGGTACTTACTTACCTATTAGGTAAGTAGTTGAGATACTGAGGTTGGAGATGAAAAGGGCATAATCAAATCATTTTTCATTTGGTCGCGTGAGTTACTCAAGTTTTGGAAGGAGAATTTGTACGGACATCCGGAGCACCTTCTGTAGGCCCTCGCCTAGCGTGTAcgctaggtacctacctaaatGCCCTGTGGAAGGCATCTAAACTTCCATTGGCTTTGTTCTCTGAGGAGTTGCTGTTTCTTACCAGGTAGGTATGTACTATATGTATTAATGAATGAGTGATTGGGCGAGGTACTTAGATATGGCACCTTTCATGTAAGATAAGATGTTGACGGGCGAAACAATAGTTCATTGACACAAGGTCTTATGAATGATGGTAGGGGCTTGAAAAACGTCAATAACTACGTATGTTTCCCTGTCTTAGAGCATGGGCATGAGCCTCAACCGCAACGTAGTGAGTGATATAATTAGCCTGTTCCCTGCTTGGTAAATGACTTGCATGAACAGGCCGGTACAAAGGGCCCACGGGAGCAACTATAGTCAGATCTGTGGTTACACACTTATGACCTGTAACGACGCACGACAAAGCATCTGCTCACGAGATACTGAGTAGAGGGATCAGACAAGCAACATAGCGATTAGATACACAAAAGCCGACAAGCAAACAAGCAACCTACTCAAACAGAACTAACTGATCTACAATACAGATACTCTACTCGCCTCGCCTATGCAGGCATACGTACCCAGTCAT contains these protein-coding regions:
- a CDS encoding related to OTU domain-containing protein 6B, which codes for MASPVVMETLEEIQTRHRRELKDLQGRITGKKKNATKKTRKGVNDECAEMERQLREKQATEIAALNNSDDNSDEGESTHTEAQNQLQEDILVKETEKLSVSEPEQQQQQQPPPGKKRNRQKERLARRAAELEAEAQRAEKEASSMTNHRAKESEYMKSTFEKHGLVEKDIAPDGHCLFSAVADQLGQNDIPLGDSGTKDPAYKTVRRVASEYMLEHGDDFAPFLEEDLQDYARKMRDTAEWGGQLELMALARQYKAEIRVVQDGRLERIGEEEGAESGKTLWLAYYRHGYGLGEHYNSLRKAPS
- a CDS encoding related to thiol methyltransferase, yielding MATENPLEDRISTVPFAEQGEKWDSCWREALTPWDRGTASIALHDLLAQRPDLVPPSQHHDHRGHPLRDSAGAIEKKKALVPGCGRGHDVLLLSSWGYDVWGLDFSAAAKEEAIKNQKQAESEGLYKPVDGLDKGNIHWVTGDFFGQDWAKGAGADGQFDLIYDYTFLCALPREARPKWAKRMTELLSHDGRLVCLEFPSTKPMSANGPPWGVSPELYEALLAAPGEEIAYNDDGTVHEDPCSKPWADALHRLSLLKPTRTHKAGTSPDGAVLDFLSVWSR